ATTACTGACGAACATGAACCAACCTGCTTGTTGAGGAGAACGTAGATCACTGGGTTGTAGACTGTGGAGGCTTtggacagacaggaagggaTGGTCGCCAGCCTCAGGTCAAACGACTGCCCGCGGTTATTCACAACCCACAGAGCAAAGGAGGCATACGGCAGATAGCACACCAGGAAGCCTATCACCATGACCACCACCATCCTGCTCACCTCCTTCTCCGCCTTCTGGGTGGAGGCGGACTCAGCTTGGGCCTTCGCTGCCTGCGGACGCAGAAGCATGAAATCAGCACATGCCATCGCCCCAAACCCAACATtcaacctgaaacacacacactgcgtaCCGATTTCAGCACTAACAGCAGCTGTGAGTAGCAGAAAACGATGGTGGTGAAGGGGACGgcgaagcagaagcagaagaggaaCATCACGTAGGACTCGTTGTTAAACTTGTTGTCGGTTGTGTACCAGTCCGGACCGCACGAGCACTGCATGCCCTCTGGGATGTACCTGGAAGGACAAGAGGGGGGGAAAGTTACAAAAGTCGTTGAATGATTAGATTTCTAGTAGAACTAACTGTTGTGCGTTTGGTCGTTTGACACTGACCGACTCCACCCAACCAGAGGAGGAACCGCAGCAATCAAAGCAAAGACCCAAGTCAGTGCGCAGCAAGCTATCGCGTGGTTAGGCCTGAAGACAAAGTTCCCCAGCGGCTTGCAGACGACAAGCCATCTCTCAAGCGCTACCACAGCCAGAGACCACAGGCTGACCATACCTGGAGCCAGACAGGGAAGAACAAGAGACATGAACTGATTAAAAGTGTGTAATAGAGGCTAAAACATTGTAATTATCACTCTGAATATCAGCTGAGAGGCAGAATTAGAGGCACTTCTGGATAAACTGCAGTCCGCTGAAGTCTTTACTGGCATATCTTACTTCTACATCTTAATTGAAGAAGTAAGTTGAATAAATATATGACATTAATAGGCAGGTGGTAgatcaggtttgttttttttaaacactccCACGTCTCATCTTCCATGTTGGACTCAAGAAAGCTTCATAAAAAGCTAAGTTTGCTCTGATAATGACGAGCAAAATCTGTATTTCAGCAGGAAATCAACAGCAAAGATGTTAAAGTGATTCATATAGTTTAAGCACAAGCTGTAGCTTTTTGTATATGGTGAGAAAATTAAGTTACAAGATGCTGTTTCTGTGGTAAATCTCAAAAAAACTAattatagaatatataatacctattatatataaatatatatattgtcatacaagaaaaaaaatctatttaatacCATGATGCTGATGGCAAAACTAGACTTTTATCCATAATACATTGTTTTGTTGTCCCATAAAATTAGCAAATAGATCCAAGTTCAAAGAAATCCTGTgactttttttgtcacttttgaaGAATTCCTGCCATTCCTTTAACTTCTCACCACCAAGAGTTGCCGTAAATCCTTCAATCTTGCAGCCCAGCGGACCAAGAATCATGTATCTGAAGGCGAAGCAGTAGAAGCAGGTGAAGGAGCCCACAGAGGCGACGAGGAGGTTCGCCACGGCCAAGTTCACCAGGATGTAGTTCAGATGAGACCGGAGCTTCTTATACTGAGCAGTACATGCGATGGTTAAGACGTTAATGCCTGTACCGGCGACAAATAGGAAGAACATGAACGCTGACATGGAGTAGAACATCCCCAGGTTCCCCAAGTGGTCCTGGGGAACCAGGAACGGGCTGAGGGATGTGATGTTGTTGGTTTCCAGGGGGATGGGGATCCAGAAGTCCTCTGGAAGCTCCGCTGGACGATTTCCCCTCATTTTTCTCTGATTGTGTGTCAAATAGAAATTCAAGCACTTGTCAAAAATGTTAAACTAGTACAAAGACCACAAATGGTTTATatctgattttaaaaatcactgATACACTTGATGTCTTCTGTTTGAGGTTCGTCTCTCTCTGAAGGGGCGTTAAAGCCGCATTTATAGGAACTTTGAATATTACACAGGCTTAACTTAATTGGCTCAAGGAGCGGATTTAAAGCTTTGGTttacagaccacacacacacagaacacatatatttgtacatgtgtgcagacattcattcaGTAAGAAAGCTGGCAGGGATCAACTCATCGCCTGCAGATGTAGTTTGATGACCTATTTGGCTCTGAGTAATCCAGGTTGGACTGATTTACCTCCGGATGGAGCCTTGTTTTTCCTTGATTGTTGTATTTTAAGAggagatttttattttcaattatcattttttaatttctcagtAAAAAACGCAGTGGTGGAAGAGGTACTCAGATCTTTTTCAcaagtaaaagtagtaataccACACTGTAGAAATACTCTATTACAAGTTCTGCAAGCATTAGCATCAAGATGTACTCAAAGtcatgcagaatggcccatttcatAATCACATGTATCCTTGTATCATAGCTATcgatgcattcatgtgttcatcactttaatgttgcagcaggtaaaggtggagctcattttaattcatttctctctcttttatacattttatacatcACTTTACAGACTGAAGCTGAAGCCTTATGATATGAAATAACATCACAATTAATTATTCTAAGTTATTGATTGGTTTTTGTATCgttaaagctgtcagataaaagtAGTGGAGAAACGTTATAATATATTTGCCTGTATGTGGTGgagtaagtaaagtaaaagtacctcagATGTGTACTTGAGTGCAGTACTGTAGTAAATGTGCTGAGTTAATTAAACAGTACAGTTTGTGTAACAGCCTCTTGCATGTTGCAGTGAATATATGACACATAAGGAAACCAAGACCCAATAtacatgtttatatattttttatttttcaccttgcagattatttattatttcttcattaTTCAGTTGCAACATTgcatatatttcttttttcatatgaCAAAACACACGTTTATTCTTATTTACAAATCACAATCCTCAGTGGTCTTGAACAGCCTCGATGTTCAGTCTATGCAGGCCCAACTTTGGAGACTTCAGTCACCGATTGTGACGTCGAGGACTCCTCCTCACCTGAGCTCATCCCCAGCATCGTCATCATGCACGTGCGGAACTGAAAGGGAAAGTGGTGGTTAAGATTTACCCCCGATTCTGCAGAGCGTTCGATCATCTCAGCGTTATCGTCACACATGAAGAGAACTGAGAGTTAAAAAGGGTTAAATGTGCCGTTAAAGCCACTTTTTTACTGAACTTTAAGATTTACTTTGGTTGTGTCAAAAGAGGCAGCAACACAAGCGGCATCTGTTTTTAGTGGGACTGTCTcgtttttcatttctttcaacACACTGTGGCTTTAATTTGCATCACATCGCTGGCAAAGTGGATAAATTAATGGCTGAAcgtgttttttaatgtgttagTCAGAGTAATCATTTTCCAAATTACTATTTATTCAGACTGAGCTGTCTGCCTGAGACACATAAGATGTACATCAGATGATAAGGTAGaacatgtgttttcatttaagcACAATTTGTAAAGGCCCCAGGAGGCTTTTGAGGCCCCATATCAGTCATACTTCTTTGCATCAGAGTCAAAAAGTGAGTCCTTTTCCTTTTAACAGACCTGTTTGTTGAAGAGAACGTAGATAATGGGGTTGTAGACTGTAGAGCCCTTGGAGAGGCAGGACGGTATGGTCGCCAGCCTCAGGTCGAACGGCTGCCCGCGGTTGTTCACCACCCAAAGAGCAAAGGAGGCGTAAGGCAGCCAGCACACCAGGAAGCCCATCACCATGAGGACCACCATCCTGGTCACCTCCCTCTCCGCCTTCTGGGTGGAGACGGACTCAGCTTGGGCCTTCGCTGCCTGTTGAGTTGAAGAAGTCAAAGATTTGTTAGTTTTTACTAAGTCAGCAGCCTCACTGTATTATTTTCTGACACATTTATCCAGTTTTGATCTAAAAAATCTGGACTCTGTCTGTCGGAGTCACGTCTTTATTGATGGTACAGCCTCGCAAGGACTGAACTTTGGCGTGTATTGACtcttaaagtaatttaaaatcatcttttcaCAGCCGTAAGCTAAGTCAGTCAGATAATAGACATAAAAGAACATGCCTTCAAATctaaatgttgtcttttttagTGTCAATCGTTTTCAGCACAACAAAGTATCTGGATTTGagctttgtgctgtttgtttgtctcaccaTTTTCATCACAATGAGGAGCTGAGCGTAGCAGAAGATGATGGTGGCGAAGGGGACGgcgaagcagaagcagaagaggaaCATCACGTAGGATtcattgttgtatttgttgttcGTGGTGTACCAGTCTGGACCACAGGAGCACTGCAGGCCTTCTGGGATATACCTGCACAGATAACACAAGAGCAGTGTAAGTGGCACATCCCGGCTTTCCAGATGCCAGATAAGATGTATGTGTGTaggcttctctctgctgcttacCTGCTCCATCCGACAAGAGGAGGGACCGAGGCCATCAGGGCGAACACCCAGGTGAATGCGCAGCAAGCTATAGCGTGGTCGGGCTTGAAAACAAAGTTACCGAGTGGCTTGCAGATGACCAGCCATCTTTCAAAGGCTATCACAGCGAGAGACCACAGGCTGACCATTCCTGGAATCACAGAGACAGTCAAAACCTTTGTCAAAGCTCCCCCTGTTGAGTCCTTTAACGAAGTGCCGTGCTCAGAATAAATCAGTTCATTCATCCAAAACAGCAACTTAAAATCTTACCACCAAGCGTTGCCAAGAAACCCTCAACCTTGCATGCCAGCGGTCCAAAGATGAAATATCTGGTGGCAAAGGAGCAGCAGGCGGTGAAGGAGCCCACGCAGGACACAAGAAGGTTTGCGATGGCCAAGTTGACCAGGATGTAGTTGAGGTGGGACCGGAGCTTCTTGTACTGGATGGTGCACGCAACGGTGAGGGTATTAATGGCAGTGCCAACTACAAATATGAAGAACATAAATCCTGCCATGGCGTAGAAGACGGCCGTTCCCCCCAGGTGGTCCTGAGGAACCAGGAAAGGGCTGAGTGCCGTGATGTTGTTGGTGTCCAGAGCGACGGGTATCCAGAAGTCCTCTGGCAGCTCCGTGCCACGATTTGCCCtcattttgattgttttatggGACTATTAAACACAATCCTTATAAATCAATAGTCCTATTTGGTTATGCTGTTGTTCTacctaaagaaaaacaaaagctctgagaggctgcagtgtgtctgcGTCCCCAAAGTCTCTAATGTCAACCTTTTCTGGAGGACTGACTTATAAAGCGCCCCAGCATGCTACTCATCCccattaaaactttaattaattctataattgattgattgattggtgtTTGCATTAATTAATGTAAGTCTTTTAGCGGTTTCCCTTTGGGGATGGCTCACAGCTCTGACATTAAAGCTTGTGTAATGTCCGGGCTGGAGCCAGTTTCTGCCAAACACTCAGAGAAAACAGTGTGTCGCCACATGCAGAAAATCTAATATTGAGCGTTATTGTAATTGTTATTGTCAGAAAACACACTTGCATGCGCCAACAGATGGAAACATATAATGATGTTTATCTAATTGCTGCTAAAGGGATACAGCAGGTCTGTGTTAGAGGTTGTTGTTTCTGGTAATGATCTGAATTATTAATATGTATGTTGCACACATGAAGATATGGGCCTCAGTCTCAGGATCTGAATCGtggaacgcacacacacaaacatgtatgtTTAAGTATAAATGTTTACACGGTGCACCTTGTTTTTAACATCAAAGCCTGGTTAAACAGGTTAATCCCACTGTTTTAAGGAAGAGCGCAGCAGGTCTTTGCCCGCTAATCTGGTTTCCAATAACGTTAAGTCTCATAATCTCATGAGCTGTAGCCTTTTGTAATCCACTCTATGGGTTTAACTCAAGCTCTGTGTTAcctttttggcattttgcctcCTTGCCTGAGGTTGGAGGGTGCATGTGGAAGGTGCTCGCTGCGCAGTAACTCCGTCAGTCCAACAACCCAAAGCAGAGAAGCACAATATAGATCGTTGTGTCACGTTAAAGTTTGAGGATGAATATGAAATTAACAAACAACTAGAATTACCGCCTCCGAAAACCAGTCGAGTGTCAGTTTACATCCGTTTCTGTCCTGAACCAAGATTAGTGTCACAGATTCACTATCCGACCTAATgtcaatgaatcaatcaatttatttatatagcgccaatttataacaagtgttatctcagGACACTTTTCCGTAAAGAGCAGGttaagaccaaactctttaaataagagagagaccaaacgattcaggaattcaaaatgatggattcaagaatccccacatgagcagcaacAGAATCCTCGGAAAGGCTCAAGGCTTTCTGCTTAATGTGAAACATGGTCACAGTTTCCCTTCTACTCCTGAAGAACCCaaaaaaaatgttcttgcaGAACATTACGGTGGTGCAGGTGCAGTTGACGTTTcaccttttggatataaaatgtcatctctTCATAATTTTATCCttttagacatttgtgtgaaatgttgtcataattagcgtatgaattcttgagttatggctaaaaaatgtttatgtttggTGACAGTAACTTTTGACCTCTGACCACCAAAATCACATCAGTTCATCCTTTAATCCAAGCGGACGTTTGTGCCAGTTTCGAGGAGATTCCTGCAAGGCGGTCTAGAGATATCTACAAGAACTCGGACAACGTGGAAGCATAATGCCTGCGGCCACAGCTGCCGTCGCGGCAGAGGTGTGAAAACGTTTGTGTTGGCATAAACAGATACTCACTCACTTCACAGATTCAGCTCGAATCATTTAACAGCTTGTGCAACAGCCTCTTGTATGTTGCAGTTGGGAAGCTGTGCACAGTTTAAACCAGTGAATGTGCTGCTTTCAAATATCAACAACATACAGACACCATAAAcgtgtttgtatatttttttactttttcacttTGCAGATTATTTAGGATTTCTTTATTACTGAGTTGCAGCATTtggatatatatttttcatatgacaaaacatgcatatatttattattgttatttacaaTTCACAGTCATCAGTGGCAGAGCAGTCAGCAGCCTGTGTGTTCGGTCTAAGCCGGCCCGACTTTGGAGACTTCAGTCACCGACGACTGTGAGGAGTCTTCGTCCTCGCCTCCTCCCATCCCCAGCATCTTCATCATGCATGAACGGAACTGGAAGACATCAGGGGGGAAAATAGTTAGAAATAAGCCTTAaaatactgttgtttttgttaaagaGATAAATCACCTGCTGCTTTTTATCGTATTCACGTGTGATGCTTTAAGAAGACAGTTTCAGTTACATTTGTGTGGTTTATGGATTATAAATCACACACCTCATAATAGGAACTTGCATAAACTGTGCTTCTTGAGTGCAACATGAACTTAACATGACAGGACGCCAACAGACCTGTTTATTGAGCAGAACATAGATGAGTGGGTTGTAGACGGTGGACGACTTGGAAAAGACGGATGGTATGGAGGCAAATCTAAGGTCGAACGGCTGCCCGCGGTTATTCACCACCCAAAGAGCGAAGGAGGTGTAAGGCAGCCAGCACACCAGGAAGCCCATCACCATGACCACCACCATCCTGGTCACCTCCCTCTCCGCCTTCTGGGTGGAGGCGGACTCAGCTTGGGCCTTCGCTGCCTGTTGAGGCGATTTAGGTCAAAGATTTGTTATGAATTCAAATTTCCGTTTAATTGACTGGGAAATTAGTCAAATGGAACATCCCTATTTATCACACTTTAATTatgacaagacaagacaagataacagaacagaacaaccCCTAATTCttattctgtgtttgttttcctaaCTTTGTCTCACCATTTTCAGCACAATGAGGAGCTGAGCGTAGCAGAAGACGATGGTGGCGAAGGGGACGgcgaagcagaagcagaagaggaaCATCACGTAGGATtcattgttgtatttgttgtttgtggtGTACCAGTCTGGACCACAGGAGCACTGCAGACCTTCTGGGATATACCTGCACAGATAACACAAGAGCAGTGTAAGCCATGCCAGATAAGATGTATGTGTGTaggcttctctctgctgcttacCTGCTCCATCCGACAAGAGGAGGGACCGAGGCGATCAGGGCGAACACCCAGGTGAATACACAGCAAGCTATAGCGTGGTCGGGCTTGAAAACAAAGTTACCGAGTGGCTTGCAGATGACCAGCCATCTTTCAAAGGCTATCACAGCGAGAGACCACAGGCTGACCATTCCTGGAAAGATAAAGAGTCGAATTATAAACATTTAAACCTTAAGTATCATAATTTTAAgtatctgtgtttgtcttaCCGCCAAGCGTTGCCATAAAACCCTCAATCTTGCATGCCAGCGGTCCAAAGATGAAATATCTGGATGCAAAGGAGCAGCAGGCAGTGAAGGAGCCCACGCAGGACACAAGAAGGTTTGCGACGGCCAAGTTGACCAGGATGTAGTTGAGGTGGGACCGGAGCTTCTTGTATTGCATAGTGCATACAATTGTAAGTAAATTGATGGTACTGCctatagtaaaaataaaaaacatgtacatggccattgCATAGTAGGTGCCTGAGCTCGCTAGGTGGTCCTGGGGGATCAGGAAGGGGCTGAGAGCCGTGATGTTGTCTGTTTCCAGAGGGATGGGGATCCAGAAATCCTCTGGCAGCTCTGCGACACGAGCGTGCTTCATGTTGCCCAAGAAGTATCAAAATTTGCTTCTCATGTGACAGTCAGTCACTCCTGCGGGTGCACTTGTCTTCAACAGTCCACCACAGAGGCCCGGGAGTACATTTATAAGGCTTTCTGACATAACATCTAATTAACTGAATGATTGAATAAGTAATTGCTTGAGTGAATCAAACTTTCATCAAGAGGATTCGAATACCGCAGGATGTCTGTAAACATGCAGCACAGTGGAGTGAAAACCAGGCCAGAGGACAACACAAGACTTCCGGACATCATTATCCTGGTCATATCCTGCTCTTATATCATCACTCAGACgctgttttacattaaaagcaatgatacacacacacaaattctgGATAAATAAACACGTGTCTACTCATATCTAAACATTTTAGTTGGGTTGAGTCTTTCAGGGCCCAAGCTGCTTCAGTTGGATCCAATCTGCATGGAAGGGCATCCTTTTGGAATCAGATAATCCAGTCATCAGCGCTATTACGACTGCTAATCGGGTTCAATCTGTCCTTGGGTAACTTGCTTTCTGTTAGTATTAGCGTGGATGATCTCTGCCTTCGTTATCGTATCAGGATCAAGACAAGATTACCCCGTGTTGAGCGCTGGTCTCGGCACAAAGCAGAGCatttccaacttttttttttttttttccacatcagaAACAGAATGATTGTAGGGCATTCACGTCTTTGAGGTCAGCTTTGAACTTCAGGTTCACAGGTTGAAACGAGGAAGACTCTCTGAGCAGTCTGCGCTTCCTGTAAAGGATCATTGGCATCATTGCCTGAAGGCCAATGTGTGCCAAATATCTGAACCTGACAGGTAATGCAACAAGGAGACAGTTGTTATGCAGTAACAGAGCTGAGAAATAGACCTGTAAATCACAATTAGGTTGATCgatttgtttcagtgtgtgtattgtacTTGGTATTATTGATGGttatttcatttaacttttttatattcatgtaattTGAAGcatcatcatgtgtgtgtgtgtgtgtgtgtgtgtgtgtgtgtgtgtgttgataagAGATTGTGAGCAGAACCTCATGGTGGAAAACAACAAGTGTCTTATCAGTGCTCTTCACCATCAttactgctgctggtgttttcgTAGGATGTCATGGAGGCACAAGTGCTGACCAGCGAGTCGGGTCACAAAAGGTCACTGTGCTGCATTCAggccgaaatagctcagttgggagagcgttagactgaagatctaaaggtccctggttcgatcccgggtttcggcagGATGAGATCCTcatatatatttgttatatagAGGAAGAATAAATCATCACTGACACCatgaaagcaaaataaaactatCATCCCAAACTAAACAGCCAAATAAATATAATCTAATGCTGGTGGGGAACAAAATGTTGAGAAATTACAGGTTATCACAATTAAAGGCTTTTTAGGAAAGCTCTTACTGTGACTATAAAAATCTCAGATTATTgatattcatatatataatatatatattttgtaaatttcccctccgtgggactaataaaggaatatcttatcttgtctGTAGAATAGCTTTCTATAGAGTTATTGCACCTAAACAGTATCAGTTATAGTTAAATTCTGATTTTACATCCTCGGTCgtcttgtttgctttctttcgTGACaaacacccttttttttttggcacaacCGTGCACAAGAAAATGTTCTTTAGAGGAGGCTGACACACTGATCTGCTGTGGTGTTCATAGGCCTGCTCAAAaacctccacctcctgctgccaTAATCCTTGATCCATGTCACTTGAGGGACTTTTTACATCATGATCTCTTTAggctttcaaagttcagttcTCCGGCCGCTTCCTAAGGCTCTTACCGTGTGTAAACCATTACCGGCAGCTCAGAGCGCCGTGCAAGGTCACGGTGTTTGTCTGAGCTCCTGTTTAACACATGCACGTCCTCGATTCAAATCCTAGTCGCT
This region of Pempheris klunzingeri isolate RE-2024b chromosome 2, fPemKlu1.hap1, whole genome shotgun sequence genomic DNA includes:
- the LOC139218870 gene encoding blue-sensitive opsin → MRGNRPAELPEDFWIPIPLETNNITSLSPFLVPQDHLGNLGMFYSMSAFMFFLFVAGTGINVLTIACTAQYKKLRSHLNYILVNLAVANLLVASVGSFTCFYCFAFRYMILGPLGCKIEGFTATLGGMVSLWSLAVVALERWLVVCKPLGNFVFRPNHAIACCALTWVFALIAAVPPLVGWSRYIPEGMQCSCGPDWYTTDNKFNNESYVMFLFCFCFAVPFTTIVFCYSQLLLVLKSAAKAQAESASTQKAEKEVSRMVVVMVIGFLVCYLPYASFALWVVNNRGQSFDLRLATIPSCLSKASTVYNPVIYVLLNKQFRSCMRKMLGMSEGDDEDSSTSQSVTEVSKVGPA
- the LOC139219433 gene encoding blue-sensitive opsin-like, coding for MRANRGTELPEDFWIPVALDTNNITALSPFLVPQDHLGGTAVFYAMAGFMFFIFVVGTAINTLTVACTIQYKKLRSHLNYILVNLAIANLLVSCVGSFTACCSFATRYFIFGPLACKVEGFLATLGGMVSLWSLAVIAFERWLVICKPLGNFVFKPDHAIACCAFTWVFALMASVPPLVGWSRYIPEGLQCSCGPDWYTTNNKYNNESYVMFLFCFCFAVPFATIIFCYAQLLIVMKMAAKAQAESVSTQKAEREVTRMVVLMVMGFLVCWLPYASFALWVVNNRGQPFDLRLATIPSCLSKGSTVYNPIIYVLFNKQFRTCMMTMLGMSSGEEESSTSQSVTEVSKVGPA
- the LOC139214697 gene encoding blue-sensitive opsin-like isoform X1 — protein: MKHARVAELPEDFWIPIPLETDNITALSPFLIPQDHLASSGTYYAMAMYMFFIFTIGSTINLLTIVCTMQYKKLRSHLNYILVNLAVANLLVSCVGSFTACCSFASRYFIFGPLACKIEGFMATLGGMVSLWSLAVIAFERWLVICKPLGNFVFKPDHAIACCVFTWVFALIASVPPLVGWSRYIPEGLQCSCGPDWYTTNNKYNNESYVMFLFCFCFAVPFATIVFCYAQLLIVLKMAAKAQAESASTQKAEREVTRMVVVMVMGFLVCWLPYTSFALWVVNNRGQPFDLRFASIPSVFSKSSTVYNPLIYVLLNKQFRSCMMKMLGMGGGEDEDSSQSSVTEVSKVGPA
- the LOC139214697 gene encoding blue-sensitive opsin-like isoform X2: MAMYMFFIFTIGSTINLLTIVCTMQYKKLRSHLNYILVNLAVANLLVSCVGSFTACCSFASRYFIFGPLACKIEGFMATLGGMVSLWSLAVIAFERWLVICKPLGNFVFKPDHAIACCVFTWVFALIASVPPLVGWSRYIPEGLQCSCGPDWYTTNNKYNNESYVMFLFCFCFAVPFATIVFCYAQLLIVLKMAAKAQAESASTQKAEREVTRMVVVMVMGFLVCWLPYTSFALWVVNNRGQPFDLRFASIPSVFSKSSTVYNPLIYVLLNKQFRSCMMKMLGMGGGEDEDSSQSSVTEVSKVGPA